From Scomber scombrus chromosome 6, fScoSco1.1, whole genome shotgun sequence, the proteins below share one genomic window:
- the c6h11orf96 gene encoding uncharacterized protein C11orf96 homolog — MAAVRQMVMEASGFHVLPAHLMASAMEEFPQQLPVPKGPARGKSRSRRPREARFKTQPVTFAEIAEVEEEGSSPMEEERARRSFLQSLENLRRSTQTLHCPPAAHHSCTPTTTQTSLDSSDSDSTQ, encoded by the coding sequence ATGGCTGCTGTGCGTCAGATGGTTATGGAGGCTTCTGGCTTCCACGTCCTCCCAGCTCACCTTATGGCCTCAGCTATGGAGGAGTTCCCCCAGCAGCTGCCTGTCCCTAAGGGCCCAGCCAGGGGCAAGAGCCGCTCCCGCCGACCACGTGAGGCTCGATTCAAAACACAGCCTGTCACCTTTGCTGAGATtgcagaggtggaggaagaaggCTCCTCGCcaatggaggaggagagggcgCGTCGCTCCTTCCTGCAGTCCCTGGAGAACCTTCGGCGGAGCACACAGACCCTTCATTGTCCACCAGCTGCTCATCACAGCTGCACCCCCACGACCACACAGACCAGCCTGGACTCCAGTGACTCCGACTCCACTCAGTGA